A region of Pyxidicoccus parkwaysis DNA encodes the following proteins:
- a CDS encoding SRPBCC domain-containing protein, with translation MAQEQSGKSSAQGELELKFQVYAKIAKPISEVFDAVYNPKKLSGYFTTGGASAPLDAGTTVTWDFADFPGAFPVHVRQVERNRFIELEWKAGDGDYNTQVRMEFEALDDKSTLVRIAESGWKKTPEGLKSSYGNCMGWSQMLLALKVFVEQGTNLRAFLY, from the coding sequence ATGGCACAGGAGCAGAGCGGGAAGTCGTCGGCGCAGGGGGAGCTGGAGCTCAAGTTCCAGGTCTACGCCAAGATTGCGAAGCCGATCTCCGAGGTCTTCGACGCCGTCTACAACCCGAAGAAGCTGAGTGGATACTTCACGACCGGCGGAGCGAGCGCCCCGCTCGACGCGGGCACCACGGTGACGTGGGACTTCGCGGACTTTCCCGGCGCGTTCCCGGTGCACGTGCGCCAGGTGGAGCGCAACCGCTTCATCGAGTTGGAGTGGAAGGCCGGAGACGGCGACTACAACACGCAGGTGCGCATGGAGTTCGAGGCGCTCGACGACAAGTCGACGCTGGTGCGCATCGCCGAGTCCGGTTGGAAGAAGACGCCGGAGGGGCTGAAGAGCTCCTACGGCAACTGCATGGGCTGGTCGCAGATGCTCCTGGCCCTGAAGGTGTTCGTGGAGCAGGGCACCAACCTGCGCGCGTTCCTCTACTGA
- a CDS encoding response regulator transcription factor has product MEPPSRILLVEDDERLARLVSSFLEGQGFQVRRVGNGPDALAALRSEPPDCLILDILLPGMDGIEVCRQARVLYSGWILMLTAQDEDIHEVVALDTGADDYLTKPVRPHVLLSRLRALFRRSTRGAAAAPSRDSRWLPSVGLRIDGTLRTASLADEPVLLTDAEFDLLWLLARRAPEVLTRDDLLSALRGIEHDGLDRSIDMRISKLRRKLGDEEPPHRIIKTVRGRGYFCTPD; this is encoded by the coding sequence ATGGAACCCCCTTCGCGCATCCTCCTCGTCGAAGACGATGAACGGCTGGCCCGGCTGGTCAGCTCCTTCCTGGAGGGGCAGGGCTTCCAGGTGCGCCGCGTGGGCAATGGCCCGGACGCGCTCGCCGCGCTCCGGAGCGAGCCCCCGGACTGCCTCATCCTCGACATCCTCCTGCCCGGCATGGATGGCATCGAGGTGTGCCGGCAGGCCCGCGTCCTCTACTCCGGTTGGATTCTCATGCTCACCGCGCAGGATGAGGACATCCACGAGGTGGTGGCGCTCGACACTGGAGCGGATGACTACCTGACCAAGCCCGTGCGGCCGCATGTCCTCCTGTCGCGCCTGCGCGCCCTCTTCCGTCGCTCCACGCGCGGAGCCGCTGCCGCGCCGTCGCGTGACAGCCGGTGGCTTCCGTCCGTGGGTCTGCGCATCGACGGGACGCTGCGCACGGCGAGCCTCGCGGATGAGCCCGTGCTCCTCACCGACGCGGAGTTCGACTTGCTGTGGCTGCTGGCCCGCCGCGCGCCGGAGGTGCTCACGCGCGATGATTTGCTCTCCGCGCTGCGCGGCATCGAGCACGATGGACTGGACCGCTCCATCGACATGCGCATCTCCAAGCTGCGCCGGAAGCTCGGAGACGAGGAGCCGCCACACCGAATCATCAAGACGGTGCGCGGCCGTGGCTACTTCTGCACGCCGGACTAG
- a CDS encoding SDR family oxidoreductase, producing the protein MADLKGKTLFITGASRGIGKAIALRAARDGANIVIAAKTTEPHPKLPGTIYTAAEEIEKAGGKALPCMVDIRDENQIAAAVAKAVETFGGIDILVNNASAISLTGTLETPMKRFDLMHGINTRGTFACSQACIPHLKKSSNPHILNNSPPLNMEARWFSPHVAYTMAKFGMSMCVLGMADELKSDGIAVNAIWPRTVIATAAVQNLLGGDETIRGCRSPEIMADAAYAILTKPSRQFTGNFCIDEEVLRAEGVKDFSKYQMVPGAELLPDYFL; encoded by the coding sequence ATGGCCGACCTCAAGGGAAAGACGCTCTTCATCACCGGTGCCAGCCGCGGTATCGGCAAGGCCATCGCGCTCCGGGCTGCCCGGGATGGAGCGAACATCGTCATCGCCGCGAAGACGACGGAGCCGCACCCGAAGCTGCCCGGCACCATCTACACGGCGGCGGAGGAAATCGAGAAGGCCGGCGGCAAGGCGCTGCCCTGCATGGTGGACATCCGCGACGAGAACCAGATTGCCGCCGCCGTGGCGAAGGCGGTGGAGACGTTCGGCGGCATCGACATCCTGGTGAACAACGCGAGCGCCATCAGCCTGACGGGCACGCTCGAAACGCCGATGAAGCGCTTCGACCTGATGCATGGCATCAACACGCGCGGGACGTTCGCCTGCTCGCAGGCGTGCATCCCGCACCTGAAGAAGTCCAGCAACCCGCACATCCTCAACAACTCGCCGCCGCTGAACATGGAGGCGCGCTGGTTCTCGCCTCACGTGGCGTACACGATGGCGAAGTTCGGCATGAGCATGTGCGTGCTCGGCATGGCGGACGAGCTCAAGTCGGACGGAATCGCCGTGAATGCCATCTGGCCGCGTACGGTGATTGCCACGGCGGCGGTGCAGAACCTGCTCGGCGGAGATGAGACCATCCGCGGCTGCCGCTCGCCGGAAATCATGGCCGACGCCGCGTACGCCATCCTCACGAAGCCGAGCCGCCAGTTCACCGGCAACTTCTGCATCGACGAGGAGGTCCTCCGCGCCGAGGGCGTGAAGGACTTCTCCAAGTACCAGATGGTGCCGGGCGCGGAGCTCCTCCCCGACTACTTCCTCTGA
- a CDS encoding TonB-dependent receptor gives MTRFLPLLLALALSAPPAPAQTPAQAATDEAAHAATPEGSTPAASAPTGTAAGAPEPGASSAPTTDAASAPLVPPTLREDAPARLPEGFTLTAPVVVQLELTVSEAGEVTEATVTGDAPPELASAALEAARRLRFNPATSNGAPVTVRLPYSYRFEPPAPRALLTGRVRQKGTRKPIAGATVQAGDAAAETDAQGLFRLDMPPGKTRLKISAPGHQPLYVDETLEAHQHLEVLYGLEPLEVNPYETVVRADRPRTEVSRVTLHDQELREVPGTMGDPFRVVMLMPGVTTLASGLSYPVVRGVQPAASAFYVDGVRVPFLYHLLFGNAVIHPDFIDTLDFQVGVPSSRYGSLLGGAVDAQVSRPREDGVRGSVYLDLINSGAFLEVPFPETGTTVTAAARISYTGLVVTRVANAITAPSVYTAPDGTQYPDEGEPKLYADYWDYQARVEQRVGDEGRVRLLVMGSSDAVGMTARHPDHESGGVGLLFHRLDLRGRHPLAGGEAEVGLTLGYDRLGVAFVESGGSDSGKYELTQGSVALRTGYTRELSSSLTLEAFGQLERRNAGLTATGLFRPVGPIDGRDAYSRPDILATFAGVGAQATWRPSARWTLVPGLRLDSYHGFGLDTYVALEPRLAVRHALTDTLTLKAGAGLYHQPATVLLPVPAGEMLALERGLQRALQLSTGAEWRPSQEWELSAEAYFNPLLRTLEFNFEDVVSNVRRRGLEAEDVQSRGYSYGVELMVRRPLGRHWFGWLTYGFNQSRRYEHYTRLGPNGEELGPAEGYLPFVFEQAHSVNAALSYRFSFATLGAVAHFNTGRPESGQFGYRTRREGVDADGNPEWMPVDRGSVGRLPGFFRLDVRASQSWVFDRFVLEAYLDVFNVTARKEVLSYEYGYGKPTGLKKTTVGVPVILPTLGVKGSF, from the coding sequence ATGACGCGCTTCCTTCCCCTGCTCCTCGCGCTTGCCCTGAGCGCGCCACCCGCCCCGGCGCAAACGCCCGCACAGGCCGCCACCGACGAGGCAGCTCACGCGGCCACGCCCGAAGGCTCCACGCCAGCGGCTTCCGCGCCGACCGGCACGGCCGCGGGAGCCCCTGAACCGGGCGCTTCCTCGGCCCCGACCACCGACGCCGCCTCCGCGCCCCTCGTCCCTCCCACTTTGAGAGAGGACGCGCCCGCGCGCCTTCCGGAGGGCTTCACGCTCACCGCCCCCGTGGTGGTGCAACTGGAGCTCACCGTCAGCGAGGCCGGCGAAGTCACCGAGGCCACCGTCACCGGTGACGCGCCGCCCGAGCTCGCCTCGGCCGCGCTGGAGGCCGCGCGCCGTTTGCGCTTCAACCCCGCCACGTCCAACGGCGCCCCCGTCACGGTGCGCCTGCCCTACTCCTACCGCTTCGAGCCTCCGGCCCCGCGCGCCCTCCTCACCGGCCGCGTGCGCCAGAAGGGCACCCGCAAGCCGATTGCAGGTGCCACCGTGCAGGCAGGAGACGCCGCGGCGGAGACGGACGCCCAGGGCCTCTTCCGCCTGGACATGCCTCCCGGGAAGACGCGGCTCAAAATCTCCGCGCCGGGCCACCAGCCGCTCTACGTCGACGAGACGCTGGAGGCGCACCAGCACCTCGAAGTCCTCTACGGCCTGGAGCCGCTGGAGGTGAATCCCTACGAGACGGTGGTGCGCGCGGACCGGCCCCGCACCGAGGTCTCCCGCGTCACCCTCCACGACCAGGAATTGCGCGAGGTGCCCGGCACCATGGGCGACCCGTTCCGCGTCGTCATGCTCATGCCCGGCGTGACGACGCTGGCCTCGGGCCTCTCGTACCCCGTCGTGCGCGGGGTGCAGCCCGCCGCCAGCGCCTTCTACGTGGACGGCGTGCGCGTGCCCTTCCTCTACCACCTGCTCTTCGGCAACGCCGTCATCCATCCAGACTTCATCGACACGCTCGACTTTCAAGTGGGCGTGCCCTCGTCGCGCTATGGCAGCCTGCTCGGCGGCGCGGTGGATGCGCAGGTGAGCCGGCCTCGCGAGGACGGCGTGCGCGGCAGCGTGTATCTCGACCTCATCAACAGCGGTGCCTTCCTGGAGGTGCCCTTCCCCGAGACGGGCACCACCGTCACCGCCGCCGCGCGCATCAGCTACACCGGCCTCGTCGTCACACGCGTGGCCAACGCCATCACCGCGCCCTCCGTGTACACGGCCCCGGACGGGACGCAGTACCCGGACGAGGGCGAGCCCAAGCTCTACGCGGACTATTGGGACTACCAGGCCCGCGTGGAGCAGCGCGTGGGCGACGAGGGACGGGTGCGGCTGCTCGTCATGGGCTCGTCGGATGCGGTGGGCATGACGGCGCGCCATCCCGACCACGAGAGCGGCGGCGTGGGACTGCTCTTCCACCGTCTGGATTTGCGCGGCCGCCATCCGCTCGCGGGCGGCGAGGCGGAGGTGGGACTGACGCTCGGATATGACCGGCTCGGGGTCGCCTTCGTCGAGAGCGGCGGCAGTGACAGCGGCAAGTACGAGCTCACCCAGGGCAGCGTGGCCCTGCGCACCGGCTACACGCGCGAGCTGTCCTCCTCGCTGACCCTCGAGGCCTTCGGCCAGCTCGAGCGCCGGAACGCGGGCCTGACGGCCACGGGCCTCTTCCGTCCCGTGGGCCCCATCGACGGCCGCGACGCGTACAGCCGGCCGGACATCCTCGCCACCTTCGCGGGCGTGGGCGCACAGGCGACATGGCGTCCTTCCGCGCGCTGGACGCTGGTGCCCGGCCTGCGCCTGGACAGCTACCACGGCTTCGGACTGGACACGTACGTCGCGCTGGAGCCCCGGCTCGCGGTGCGGCACGCGCTCACGGACACGCTCACCCTCAAGGCCGGCGCGGGCCTCTACCATCAGCCCGCCACCGTGCTGCTGCCCGTGCCCGCGGGAGAGATGCTCGCGCTGGAGCGCGGCCTGCAGCGCGCGTTGCAGCTCTCCACGGGTGCGGAGTGGCGGCCCTCGCAGGAATGGGAGCTGTCCGCCGAGGCGTACTTCAACCCGCTGTTGCGCACGCTGGAGTTCAACTTCGAGGACGTGGTGAGCAACGTGCGCCGCCGGGGCCTGGAGGCCGAGGACGTCCAGAGCCGCGGCTACTCCTACGGCGTGGAGTTGATGGTGCGCCGGCCGCTCGGGCGCCACTGGTTCGGCTGGCTCACGTATGGCTTCAACCAGAGCCGCCGCTACGAGCACTACACGCGGCTGGGGCCGAATGGAGAGGAATTGGGCCCGGCGGAGGGCTACCTGCCCTTCGTCTTCGAGCAGGCGCACTCGGTGAATGCCGCGCTCAGCTACCGCTTCTCCTTCGCCACGCTGGGCGCGGTGGCGCACTTCAACACCGGCCGGCCAGAGAGCGGCCAGTTCGGCTACCGCACCCGGCGCGAGGGCGTGGACGCGGATGGCAACCCCGAGTGGATGCCCGTGGACCGTGGCTCGGTGGGCCGGCTGCCCGGCTTCTTCCGGCTCGACGTGCGCGCGTCCCAGAGCTGGGTGTTCGACCGCTTCGTGCTGGAGGCATACCTGGATGTCTTCAACGTCACCGCGCGCAAGGAGGTCCTCTCCTACGAGTACGGCTACGGCAAGCCCACGGGGCTGAAGAAGACGACGGTGGGCGTGCCGGTGATTCTGCCCACCCTCGGCGTGAAGGGGAGCTTCTGA
- the mltA gene encoding murein transglycosylase A, with the protein MSTPYARVLLLAACALLFTACPRPTRAPITKPEEALIPVADSLKLRDDGEPAALRAAIAQSVSWLRTRPADQVFVYGPRQVTAGVLRAALERLSARIVDGMSPEELTARVYEEFEPMESAGGDDGQVLFTGYYEPTLEASLTRTAEYSVPIHGAPQDLLEIPLEPFAERFKAERVFGRLDGRKVVPYWTRGEIRGGRLDGRRLELAWAKDPVALFFMEVQGSGRLRLPDGSERRIGYVASNGRPYRSIGTLLIQEGAIPKEQMSMQALRAWLATNPAQCNRVLDFNESYVFFRYLDGPAEGSLGRPVTPGRSIATDARLFPKGGLAFIHTEHPVRLADGTVEWRPLSRFVLNQDTGGAIRGAGRVDVFWGPGPEAELAAGMMKQKGQLFFLVPRAVPATR; encoded by the coding sequence ATGTCCACGCCGTACGCCCGAGTCCTCCTGCTGGCGGCCTGTGCCCTCCTCTTCACAGCCTGCCCTCGTCCCACGCGCGCGCCCATCACGAAGCCCGAGGAGGCGCTCATCCCCGTCGCCGACTCGCTGAAGCTGCGCGACGACGGAGAGCCCGCGGCGCTGCGGGCCGCCATCGCGCAGAGCGTGTCGTGGCTGCGCACGCGGCCCGCGGACCAGGTCTTCGTCTACGGCCCCCGGCAGGTGACGGCGGGCGTCCTCCGGGCCGCGCTGGAGCGCCTGTCCGCGCGCATCGTCGACGGCATGTCGCCCGAGGAGTTGACGGCGCGCGTGTACGAGGAGTTCGAGCCGATGGAGTCCGCCGGAGGCGACGACGGCCAGGTGCTCTTCACCGGCTACTACGAGCCCACGCTCGAGGCGAGCCTCACCCGGACGGCCGAGTACTCGGTGCCCATCCACGGTGCGCCGCAGGACCTGCTCGAAATCCCGCTGGAGCCCTTCGCGGAGCGCTTCAAGGCGGAGCGCGTCTTCGGGCGGCTCGACGGGCGGAAGGTGGTGCCCTACTGGACGCGCGGAGAGATTCGCGGCGGCAGGCTGGACGGCCGGCGTCTGGAATTGGCGTGGGCGAAGGACCCGGTGGCGCTCTTCTTCATGGAGGTGCAGGGCAGCGGCCGGTTGCGGCTGCCGGACGGGAGCGAGCGCCGCATCGGCTATGTCGCGTCGAACGGGCGGCCGTACCGGAGCATCGGCACGCTGCTCATCCAGGAGGGCGCCATTCCCAAGGAGCAGATGTCCATGCAGGCGCTGCGCGCGTGGCTGGCGACGAACCCGGCGCAGTGCAACCGGGTGCTCGACTTCAACGAGTCGTATGTCTTCTTCCGCTATCTGGATGGCCCCGCGGAGGGCTCGCTGGGGAGGCCGGTGACGCCGGGGCGCTCCATCGCCACGGACGCGCGGCTGTTCCCCAAGGGCGGGCTGGCCTTCATCCACACCGAGCACCCCGTGAGGCTCGCGGATGGGACGGTGGAGTGGCGGCCGCTGTCGCGCTTCGTGCTCAACCAGGACACGGGCGGCGCCATCCGTGGCGCGGGCCGAGTGGATGTCTTCTGGGGCCCCGGCCCCGAGGCGGAGCTGGCCGCGGGGATGATGAAGCAGAAGGGACAACTCTTCTTCCTCGTGCCGCGCGCGGTGCCGGCTACACGCTGA
- a CDS encoding OsmC family protein, whose amino-acid sequence MANEKQLYTGEVRTFGESMARSTTEAGAFKIFMDEPVELGGRNGAPSPLDFILAAHAGCLNYMTFFIAKELGIPVSGTEITVRGSLDPAKFAGTDRSVRAGYQSLDVTIHVKSTANADQLAKLKSEVEARCPVSDNLANPTPVHIAMKLSV is encoded by the coding sequence ATGGCAAATGAAAAGCAGCTGTACACCGGAGAGGTTCGCACGTTCGGCGAGAGCATGGCCCGCAGCACCACCGAGGCCGGCGCCTTCAAAATCTTCATGGACGAGCCCGTGGAGCTCGGAGGCCGCAATGGCGCCCCCAGCCCGCTCGACTTCATCCTCGCCGCGCACGCGGGCTGTCTGAACTACATGACCTTCTTCATCGCGAAGGAGCTGGGCATTCCCGTGTCCGGGACGGAAATCACCGTGCGCGGCTCGCTGGACCCCGCGAAGTTCGCCGGCACGGACCGCTCCGTGCGCGCCGGCTACCAGTCGCTCGACGTCACCATCCACGTGAAGAGCACCGCCAACGCGGACCAGCTCGCGAAGCTCAAGAGCGAGGTGGAGGCGCGCTGCCCCGTCAGCGACAACCTCGCCAACCCCACGCCCGTGCACATCGCCATGAAGCTCAGCGTGTAG
- a CDS encoding isopenicillin N synthase family oxygenase, with product MSSEAVETKDGVVVLDYAKLSAGVDLSAAIERAYGPDGIGLLVVRGIPGLVELRNGLLPLGFRFAALPNKVKDKYVHARSSYSFGWSHGKELLKPGQFDEFKGSYYNNPQYDVPQADASLVEKYPENYHPNVWPEADFPELRPAFMTLGQRMVDVGVLVAEQCDRYVRSKLGDRLSPDARLAQTIRESRACKARLLYYFAINEDATPRTRDSWCGWHSDHGSLTALCPAMYFEAEPGASEPARSDIPLPDPEAGLYVRTRNGQERKVVIPKDCLAFQIGESSQIVTGGLLRATPHAVQALAHPASRNISRSTFAVFMQPDNDAHLRAPEGADPQEQRVGAFQPGMTFGDFARATFAKFYNPYA from the coding sequence ATGAGCAGCGAAGCGGTGGAGACGAAAGACGGAGTCGTGGTCCTCGACTACGCGAAGCTCTCGGCGGGCGTGGACCTGTCGGCCGCCATCGAGCGCGCCTATGGGCCGGATGGCATCGGCCTGCTGGTGGTGCGGGGCATCCCCGGGCTGGTGGAGCTGCGCAACGGCTTGTTGCCGCTGGGGTTCCGCTTCGCGGCGCTCCCCAATAAGGTGAAGGACAAGTACGTCCACGCGCGCAGCAGCTACTCGTTCGGCTGGAGCCACGGGAAGGAATTGCTCAAGCCGGGCCAGTTCGATGAGTTCAAGGGCTCGTACTACAACAACCCCCAGTACGACGTGCCACAGGCGGACGCGTCGCTGGTGGAGAAGTACCCGGAGAACTACCACCCCAACGTGTGGCCGGAGGCGGACTTCCCGGAGCTGCGTCCCGCGTTCATGACGCTGGGCCAGCGCATGGTGGACGTGGGCGTGCTGGTCGCCGAGCAGTGCGACCGGTACGTGCGCTCGAAGCTGGGGGACAGGCTGTCTCCGGACGCGCGGCTGGCGCAGACGATTCGCGAGTCGCGCGCGTGCAAGGCGCGGCTGCTCTACTACTTCGCCATCAACGAGGACGCGACGCCGCGCACGCGTGACTCGTGGTGTGGCTGGCACAGCGACCACGGCTCGCTGACGGCGCTCTGCCCGGCGATGTACTTCGAGGCGGAGCCGGGGGCGTCCGAGCCGGCGCGCTCGGACATTCCGTTGCCGGACCCGGAGGCGGGGCTGTACGTGCGGACGCGCAACGGGCAGGAGCGGAAGGTGGTCATCCCGAAGGACTGCCTCGCGTTCCAGATTGGCGAGAGCTCGCAGATTGTGACGGGTGGGTTGTTGCGGGCGACGCCGCACGCGGTGCAGGCGCTGGCGCATCCGGCGAGCCGGAACATCTCTCGCTCGACGTTCGCGGTGTTCATGCAGCCGGACAACGACGCGCACCTGCGAGCGCCGGAGGGCGCGGACCCGCAGGAGCAGCGGGTGGGCGCGTTCCAGCCGGGGATGACGTTCGGCGACTTCGCGCGGGCGACGTTCGCGAAGTTCTACAATCCCTACGCGTGA
- a CDS encoding DUF2845 domain-containing protein, with translation MRALWMAVAVSLVGIPVVGQAASMRCGTGLVSDGASKSDVVAKCGEPVSKESRTESEEVKTRDGDTSTKRVVQKTFEEWTYNFGPNRLMQVVVFENGKLIEVKSTGYGR, from the coding sequence ATGCGTGCTCTCTGGATGGCGGTTGCTGTGTCGCTGGTAGGGATTCCCGTGGTGGGACAGGCGGCTTCGATGCGTTGCGGCACGGGGCTGGTGTCTGACGGGGCGTCGAAGTCGGACGTGGTCGCGAAGTGCGGGGAGCCGGTGTCGAAGGAGTCCCGCACGGAGTCGGAAGAGGTGAAGACGCGGGACGGGGACACCTCGACGAAGCGGGTGGTGCAGAAGACGTTCGAGGAGTGGACGTACAACTTCGGGCCCAACCGCTTGATGCAGGTGGTGGTGTTCGAGAACGGCAAGCTCATCGAGGTGAAGAGCACCGGGTACGGGCGGTAG
- the sitA5 gene encoding SitA5 family polymorphic toxin — protein MALRRTVALLLLLALLSGCGTSRVVRLDTGRGTPLEYTPSTSKAVRVDEDAFEEALTRLVLNVPMTLRAPQQGLLERVSYPANGGDVGWQRLMGKSFGGLCKAGQRRGDCLSLLDDAMGMGEWDKLGVALALSLDPMKESISRAVEETLAPQLFYAVISTGLVSWAVLAANPEPVFTKAAAIVSAVMLIYLGLETFLEVVDACRELKRTTDRSTMPLELEQAGRRFANRVGPEVARVFVLAVTMAVSHGMAGGAAWLASRVSMLPSFPEAAAVSASQLGMNLTNVWQVTSVAVVGNTVAISLPATAVAMVAQEMSGGSAASAPSGQLHHVISKRIAAALEEHNTLRGHYTARDPRFVTRAADKAAHNGYQKWHRDVDKEVVAWLKRFDRATPEEFESFLREIYSRPAMRARFPHGF, from the coding sequence ATGGCACTTCGTCGGACCGTTGCGCTGCTGCTGCTGCTGGCGCTGTTGAGCGGATGCGGCACCTCGCGCGTCGTGCGCCTCGACACGGGCCGTGGCACGCCGCTGGAGTACACGCCATCCACCTCGAAGGCCGTCAGGGTGGATGAGGACGCGTTCGAGGAAGCACTGACGCGGCTGGTGCTCAATGTGCCCATGACGCTCCGCGCTCCCCAGCAGGGCCTGCTGGAGCGTGTCTCGTATCCTGCCAACGGCGGCGACGTGGGATGGCAGCGCCTCATGGGCAAGAGCTTCGGAGGCCTCTGCAAGGCGGGACAGCGAAGAGGAGACTGCCTGTCGCTGCTCGACGATGCGATGGGCATGGGCGAGTGGGACAAGCTGGGAGTCGCCCTGGCCCTGTCGCTCGACCCGATGAAGGAGAGCATCTCCCGGGCCGTGGAAGAGACCCTGGCTCCCCAGCTCTTCTACGCGGTCATCTCGACGGGCCTCGTGAGCTGGGCCGTGTTGGCCGCGAACCCCGAGCCCGTCTTCACCAAGGCGGCCGCCATCGTCTCGGCGGTGATGTTGATCTACCTGGGATTGGAGACCTTCCTCGAAGTGGTGGATGCGTGCCGCGAGCTGAAGCGGACGACGGACAGGTCCACCATGCCCCTGGAGTTGGAACAGGCCGGCCGACGCTTCGCGAACCGCGTCGGTCCGGAGGTGGCACGCGTCTTCGTCCTCGCGGTGACGATGGCGGTGAGCCACGGCATGGCCGGGGGCGCCGCCTGGCTGGCCTCGCGGGTGTCGATGCTGCCCAGCTTCCCGGAGGCAGCGGCGGTGAGCGCCTCGCAGCTGGGCATGAATCTGACCAACGTGTGGCAGGTGACCTCGGTGGCCGTCGTGGGAAATACCGTCGCCATCTCCCTGCCTGCCACCGCGGTTGCCATGGTGGCGCAAGAGATGAGCGGAGGTTCGGCGGCATCAGCTCCGAGCGGGCAGTTGCATCATGTGATTTCCAAGAGGATCGCGGCGGCACTTGAAGAGCACAACACTCTCCGTGGCCACTACACCGCGAGGGACCCACGCTTCGTCACGCGAGCCGCCGACAAAGCTGCCCATAACGGCTACCAGAAGTGGCACCGCGATGTAGATAAGGAAGTCGTCGCCTGGCTGAAGCGCTTTGATAGAGCAACACCCGAAGAGTTCGAGTCCTTCTTGCGAGAAATCTACAGTCGCCCAGCCATGCGAGCGAGGTTCCCCCATGGCTTCTGA